Proteins co-encoded in one Puntigrus tetrazona isolate hp1 chromosome 20, ASM1883169v1, whole genome shotgun sequence genomic window:
- the ccn2a gene encoding CCN family member 2a has translation MFSGMNLRVIFLLCLTFCGWAVAQECSGQCQCPDVPPQCSPGVSLVPDTCGCCRVCAKQLGELCTERDVCDPHKGLYCDYGSPGNRRIGVCTARDGATCVFNGMVYRSGESFQSSCKYQCTCLDGAVGCVPLCGMDIRLPSPDCPMPRRVKVPGKCCEEWVCDPPHQNTFVGSALAAYREEETYGPDPSMMRENCLVQTTEWSACSKTCGLGISTRVTNDNRECRLEKQSRLCMVRPCESHLEEKIRKGKKCIRTPRVSKPMKFEISGCTTTKSYRPKFCGVCTDGRCCTPHRTATLPMEFKCPDGQVMKKQMMFIKTCACHYNCPGENDIFESLYYKKMVGDMA, from the exons ATGTTTTCTGGAATGAATCTAAGAGTAATTTTTCTGCTGTGCCTGACTTTCTGTGGATGG GCTGTGGCTCAGGAGTGCAGTGGACAATGCCAATGCCCTGATGTACCACCCCAGTGTTCGCCCGGTGTGAGCCTGGTGCCGGACACCTGTGGGTGCTGCCGGGTGTGTGCCAAGCAACTGGGCGAACTTTGCACAGAGAGAGACGTTTGCGACCCACACAAAGGCCTTTACTGTGACTACGGCTCCCCAGGCAACCGTCGCATTGGGGTCTGCACAG CGAGAGACGGTGCCACTTGCGTTTTTAACGGCATGGTGTACCGCAGTGGAGAGTCCTTCCAGAGCAGTTGTAAATACCAGTGCACGTGTCTGGATGGCGCTGTAGGGTGCGTGCCCCTCTGTGGGATGGACATCAGGCTCCCCAGCCCTGACTGCCCAATGCCCCGCAGGGTGAAGGTCCCAGGAAAGTGCTGCGAGGAGTGGGTGTGCGACCCCCCCCACCAGAACACCTTTGTGGGATCAGCTTTGGCAG CTTACAGAGAGGAGGAAACATATGGACCCGATCCCTCCATGATGAGAGAGAACTGCCTGGTTCAGACCACAGAATGGAGCGCTTGCTCAAAGACCTGCGGATTGGGAATCTCTACCCGTGTCACCAATGACAACCGCGAATGCCGCCTTGAGAAGCAGTCCCGCCTCTGCATGGTCCGCCCTTGCGAGTCACACCTAGAGGAGAAAATCAGG AAAGGGAAAAAGTGCATCCGCACCCCACGTGTCTCCAAACCCATGAAGTTTGAGATTTCTGGCTGCACCACTACCAAGTCTTACAGGCCCAAGTTCTGCGGCGTTTGCACGGACGGTCGCTGCTGCACCCCTCACAGAACCGCCACCTTGCCCATGGAGTTCAAGTGCCCTGACGGCCAAGTCATGAAGAAGCAGATGATGTTCATCAAGACCTGCGCGTGCCACTACAACTGCCCTGGGGAGAACGACATCTTTGAGTCCTTGTACTACAAGAAGATGGTCGGTGACATGGCGTAA